A genomic stretch from Scheffersomyces stipitis CBS 6054 chromosome 6, complete sequence includes:
- a CDS encoding predicted protein encodes MIPSSAVDKPFEKTPSTATSSTSESNDSDTLGELSYAGQLPSNEEDVIPNQDEDDESSNEEEENTSNSLPEFNNKRIILQRFTIYNSLTTMYIVGSNAKESLFRILEIGKDQSNEDQLVILEDKSYFYTRKDMVELLNGLDESIEAGIHKIAQGYGLLGFIKFTKGYYLSIITKCSQVAVLGGHYMYHIDETKLIPLDFNYRRPEKYSDEERLLSIFKYLDLGKTFYFSYAYDITNSLQTNFMRNKRAATEYKFAKDNIKLKNNENFNTFEHNERFVWNNMLLKPVLQNSDTAAYEWFQPIIHGFIDQAKISVYGKKFYITIIARRSHHFAGARFLKRGVNDRGNVANEIETEQIVSDMLTSSFHDPKFGFYNNARYTSFIQHRGSIPLYWTQDLNKLPKPPIEINLSDPFYQSSALHFNNLFQRYGPPIIILNLIKTKEKQPRESRLNQHFANCIKYLNQFLSEEHKLRFHSFDMSRHSKKNLDVIGPLQKIASHSIREIGYFHNGHNLASTKLQKGIIRTNCIDCLDRTNAAQFIICKEALTHQLEGLGLIPKDKTLNYDSDLINILTEIFHDHGDTIAVQYGGSNLVNTMDSYRRINQWSSHTRDILNSVKRIYSNSFIDSIRQEAINLFLGNYVYAPDKPKLWELENDFYLHNEMTIDNIRIKTSYVQWFNKFYLSNSRFSFKDDLFINHNMYWDPEWRLEPFPDCNDNWFNECYVPRKFQSLSEVFSYNMNSNARYFPSNSNQPGNVFDYSPFESRKSKQEEQYAFSKPKSGESNIRYLDGCFEDDVNHFQGEKNYEEKKIGARIENRDFMHESAYLQMTNPNKLKRFLTNKIEKFALQILKIGEGFELRSLKPMFEPIFSEQDYELYQSQIEIPRLITTISKSSYDKKPNDYALSSDNEEIYKYFSAVITNTISSEDITSSQLPYLRTEDFKLYSKYTRMEEDRYLHLNTEDDYFK; translated from the exons GGGAATTATCATATGCTGGACAGTTACCAT ctaacgaagaagatgtaaTTCCCAACcaggatgaagatgatgaaagtagcaacgaagaagaggaaaatACCTCCAATTCTCTCCCCGAGTTTAATAACAAGAGAATTATATTACAGAGGTTCACTATTTACAATTCTTTGACAACGATGTATATCGTGGGAAGCAATGCAAAAGAATCCTTGTTtagaattcttgaaatcgGTAAAGACCAAAGTAATGAGGATCAATTGGTAATATTAGAGGACAAGAGTTACTTTTACACGAGGAAGGACATGGTTGAGCTACTCAATGGATTGGATGAAAGCATCGAGGCTGGTATTCACAAGATTGCTCAGGGTTATGGACTATTGGGTTTTATAAAGTTCACCAAAGGATACTATTTAAGTATCATTACTAAGTGCAGTCAAGTTGCAGTTCTAGGTGGACATTATATGTACCATATTGATGAGACTAAATTGATTCCATTGGATTTTAACTATAGGCGGCCAGAAAAATACAGCGACGAAGAAAGGCTCTTGTCGATTTTCAAATACTTAGACTTGGGCAAGACATTCTACTTTAGTTATGCATACGATATAACAAATTCATTGCAAACTAATTTCATGCGAAACAAAAGAGCAGCTACAGAATATAAATTTGCAAAggacaatatcaaattgaaaaacaaTGAGAACTTTAATACATTCGAGCATAATGAAAGATTTGTTTGGAATAACATGCTTCTCAAACCAGTATTACAAAACTCAGACACTGCAGCCTATGAATGGTTCCAACCTATCATTCATGGATTCATCGATCAAGCCAAGATTTCAGTATATGGCAAAAAATTCTACATTACCATCATTGCTCGACGTTCACATCATTTTGCTGGAGCAAGATTTCTCAAGAGAGGTGTTAATGACCGTGGAAATGTTGCCAATGAGATCGAAACTGAGCAAATAGTTTCGGATATGTTGACATCTTCCTTTCATGATCCGAAATTTGGATTCTACAATAATGCAAGATACACTAGCTTTATTCAACATCGAGGATCTATCCCCTTGTATTGGACGCAGGATTTGAATAAACTACCGAAACCACCTATAGAAATCAATCTATCTGATCCCTTTTACCAGAGCTCAGCACTTCATTTCAATAATCTATTTCAAAGGTACGGACCGCCAATTATTATTTTAAATCTCATCAAGACTAAAGAGAAGCAACCAAGAGAGCTGAGATTAAACCAGCACTTTGCTAATTGTATAAAATATCTCAACCAGTTTTTGTCGGAGGAGCACAAACTACGATTTCACTCTTTTGATATGTCAAGACATTCCAAGAAAAACTTGGACGTTATCGGTCCATTGCAAAAAATAGCTTCACATTCTATTAGAGAGATTGGCTACTTTCACAATGGACATAATTTGGCAAGTACTAAGTTGCAGAAGGGTATAATTAGAACCAACTGTATTGACTGCCTTGATAGAACTAACGCGGCGCAATTCATCATTTGCAAGGAAGCCTTGACACACCAATTAGAGGGCCTTGGGTTAATCCCGAAAGACAAAACTTTGAATTATGATTCAGATCTAATAAATATCCTAACGGAGATCTTCCACGACCATGGTGATACGATTGCAGTTCAATATGGTGGTTCCAATTTGGTAAATACCATGGATTCCTATAGAAGAATCAACCAATGGTCTTCACATACAAGGGATATTCTAAATAGCGTTAAAAGAATctattcaaattcatttaTAGATCTGATCAGACAGGAAGCCATAAATTTGTTCTTGGGAAACTATGTGTATGCCCCAGATAAGCCTAAATTATGGGAATTGGAGAACGATTTCTATTTGCACAATGAAATGACAATCGATAACATACGCATAAAGACAAGCTATGTGCAGtggttcaacaaattctaCTTGTCCAACTCCAGATTTTCATTCAAGGATGATCTTTTCATTAATCATAATATGTACTGGGACCCCGAGTGGAGACTCGAACCGTTCCCTGATTGCAATGACAATTGGTTTAATGAATGCTATGTGCCTAGAAAATTCCAATCACTCAGTGAAGTTTTTCTGTATAATATGAATTCCAATGCCCGCTATTTTCCTTCTAATAGCAATCAACCAGGTAACGTTTTCGACTACAGTCCTTTTGAGTCACGCAAATCTAAACAGGAAGAGCAATATGCATTCTCAAAACCTAAAAGTGGAGAATCAAATATAAGGTACCTAGATGGATGTTTTGAAGACGATGTAAACCATTTTCAAGGCGAAAAGAATTAcgaagaaaaaaaaattggagCTAGAATAGAGAACCGCGATTTCATGCACGAAAGTGCATACTTGCAAATGACAAATCCGAATAAGCTAAAGAGGTTCTTAACAAACAAAATCGAAAAGTTTGC CTTGCAAATTCTTAAAATCGGCGAAGGCTTTGAATTAAGATCGCTCAAGCCAATGTTTGAACCCATTTTCAGCGAACAGGACTATGAATTATATCAATcgcaaattgaaattcctCGATTGATAACCACGATTTCCAAATCAAGTTATGACAAGAAGCCAAATGACTACGCATTGAGTTCGGACAATGAGGAAATTTATAAATACTTTTCGGCTGTTATAACAAATACTATTTCACTGGAGGATATCACAAGCAGCCAATTGCCGTATTTGAGAACAGAAGACTTTAAGCTATATTCAAAATACACCAGAATGGAGGAAGACAGGTATTTGCATCTAAATACAGAAGACGACTACTTTAAATAA